From Gemmobacter sp., one genomic window encodes:
- a CDS encoding YkoF family thiamine/hydroxymethylpyrimidine-binding protein, translating to MFIGAQVSLYPMTSDFVGVILSGLEALAPYRDHLRIQTDDMSTLMVGAPEPLFGAMRDLFAGAARSPAHVTMHATISRGCPGEPDEPSCRCEVLAVAQGLPLADRQAQALAAVQGAPLAGVEIDVQFSLYVLGQDRHMDEIYGCIDFLKSSGTFLTSKNFCTRLRGDAGAVFETLRQAFLRFGPAEGHVTIDLTASANSPSRR from the coding sequence ATGTTCATCGGCGCGCAGGTGTCGCTTTATCCCATGACGTCGGATTTCGTCGGCGTCATCCTGTCGGGGCTGGAGGCGCTGGCCCCCTATCGTGACCATCTGCGGATCCAGACGGACGACATGTCCACCCTGATGGTGGGCGCGCCCGAACCGCTGTTCGGCGCCATGCGCGACCTGTTCGCCGGTGCTGCCCGCAGTCCGGCGCATGTGACCATGCATGCCACGATCTCGCGCGGGTGCCCGGGCGAGCCGGACGAGCCGTCCTGCCGGTGCGAGGTGCTGGCCGTGGCGCAGGGCCTGCCGCTGGCAGACCGTCAGGCACAGGCGCTGGCCGCCGTGCAGGGCGCGCCGCTGGCGGGGGTCGAGATCGACGTGCAGTTTTCGCTGTATGTGCTGGGGCAGGACCGGCACATGGACGAGATCTATGGCTGCATCGACTTTCTGAAATCCTCGGGCACCTTCCTGACGTCCAAGAATTTCTGCACCCGCCTGCGGGGCGATGCCGGCGCGGTGTTCGAAACGCTGCGGCAGGCGTTCCTGCGCTTCGGTCCGGCCGAAGGCCATGTGACCATTGACCTGACGGCTTCGGCCAACAGCCCGTCGCGCCGCTGA
- a CDS encoding ABC transporter permease: MLQRSLPTILLALMLLAVWEGYCRLSGVSGLILPPPSGVVAALWAQRAEIGGHALATLRVVALGFGISVGFAAAISVALHFTPWAERALMPIFVVSQTVPLVALAPLMILWFGFGLLPKIVLVVLVTFFPMLLSLLSGYRQVPQAFADLLVSMGAGRWTVFRRATLPAARAPFLAGLRISATYAVVATIFAEYAGARQGLGIYILSAKNNFRADLVLAAVVVSAGLTLALLGLLRGLDRLTTRGPEGRGHA, translated from the coding sequence ATGTTGCAGCGCAGTCTGCCGACGATCCTGCTTGCCCTGATGCTGCTTGCGGTGTGGGAGGGCTATTGCCGCCTGTCGGGCGTGTCGGGGCTGATCCTGCCGCCGCCGTCGGGCGTGGTGGCCGCGCTATGGGCGCAGCGGGCCGAGATCGGGGGCCACGCGCTGGCCACGCTGCGGGTGGTGGCCCTGGGCTTTGGCATATCGGTGGGCTTCGCGGCGGCCATCTCGGTTGCACTGCATTTCACGCCATGGGCCGAACGGGCGCTGATGCCGATTTTCGTGGTCAGCCAGACGGTGCCGCTGGTGGCGCTGGCGCCGCTGATGATCCTGTGGTTCGGCTTTGGCCTGTTGCCCAAGATCGTGCTGGTGGTGCTGGTCACGTTCTTTCCCATGCTGCTCAGCCTGTTGTCGGGCTATCGCCAGGTGCCGCAGGCCTTTGCCGACCTGCTGGTGTCGATGGGGGCGGGCCGATGGACGGTGTTCCGCCGCGCCACCCTGCCGGCCGCGCGGGCGCCGTTCCTGGCTGGCCTGCGCATTTCGGCAACCTATGCGGTGGTGGCGACGATCTTTGCCGAATATGCCGGGGCGCGGCAGGGGCTGGGGATCTACATCCTGTCGGCCAAGAACAACTTCCGCGCCGATCTGGTGCTGGCCGCCGTCGTGGTCTCGGCCGGGCTGACGCTGGCCTTGCTGGGCCTGTTGCGGGGGCTGGACAGGCTGACCACCCGGGGGCCCGAGGGGCGCGGCCATGCTTGA
- a CDS encoding ABC transporter ATP-binding protein — translation MLEIRGLTIVAGGRDLVRDLSLSLPDSGITALIGPSGCGKTSVLKWLAGLAGGPVGRGDLLLDGRPVSRPHPGICYQPQSDALFPWLTIARNAALGLEVAGHPRRAAQARVAPLFAPFGLEGTQGQFPAQLSGGMRQRAAFLRTIVQDGRFLLLDEPFSALDAVTRLRMQDWLLARLTDHPRGVLLVTHDLHEATGLADRILVMAGSPGRIIADIPVPTPHSARTEARMAPLRETLKSLLLEEPPR, via the coding sequence ATGCTTGAGATCCGGGGCCTGACCATTGTCGCCGGCGGCCGCGATCTGGTGCGCGACCTGTCGCTGTCGCTGCCCGATAGCGGGATTACCGCGCTGATCGGCCCGTCGGGCTGCGGCAAGACCTCGGTGCTGAAATGGCTGGCGGGGCTGGCAGGCGGGCCGGTGGGGCGGGGCGACCTGTTGCTGGACGGCAGGCCGGTGTCGCGCCCGCATCCGGGCATCTGCTATCAGCCGCAAAGCGATGCGCTGTTTCCCTGGCTGACCATCGCCCGGAACGCCGCGCTGGGGCTGGAGGTGGCGGGCCACCCCCGCCGTGCCGCGCAAGCCCGCGTGGCGCCGCTGTTCGCCCCCTTCGGGCTGGAAGGCACGCAAGGCCAGTTTCCGGCGCAGCTGTCGGGCGGCATGCGCCAGCGCGCCGCCTTTCTGCGCACCATCGTGCAGGATGGCCGCTTCCTGCTGCTGGACGAGCCGTTTTCCGCGCTGGATGCCGTGACGCGGCTGCGCATGCAGGACTGGCTGCTGGCGCGGCTGACCGACCACCCGCGCGGCGTGCTGCTGGTGACGCATGACCTGCACGAGGCGACGGGCCTTGCCGACCGTATCCTGGTAATGGCCGGCAGCCCCGGCCGCATCATCGCCGACATTCCCGTGCCCACCCCCCATTCCGCCCGGACCGAGGCCCGCATGGCCCCGTTGCGCGAAACCCTGAAATCCCTGCTGCTGGAGGAACCGCCCCGATGA
- a CDS encoding cupin domain-containing protein: MSKPLEPFRMPVKWEDLPRFAVRDHVSRAGFRGEDVLLVMNWLEPGMTLGVHSHPFEQIALVLTGRMRWTVGDQTLEVGAGEVLRIPPDVPHGAVPISDEVVMNLDIFCPIRKDYLDIVAHQAADFPPDRG; the protein is encoded by the coding sequence ATGAGCAAACCCCTGGAACCCTTTCGCATGCCGGTGAAATGGGAGGATCTGCCCCGCTTCGCCGTGCGCGATCATGTCAGCCGCGCCGGCTTTCGCGGCGAAGATGTGCTGCTGGTGATGAACTGGCTGGAGCCGGGCATGACCCTTGGCGTTCACAGCCACCCGTTCGAACAGATCGCGCTGGTGCTGACCGGGCGGATGCGCTGGACCGTGGGCGACCAGACGCTGGAGGTTGGCGCAGGCGAGGTGCTGCGCATTCCGCCCGATGTGCCGCATGGCGCGGTGCCGATCTCGGACGAGGTGGTGATGAACCTCGATATCTTCTGCCCCATCCGCAAGGACTATCTGGACATCGTCGCCCATCAGGCCGCCGATTTCCCGCCGGACAGGGGCTAG